The genomic segment AGTACATTTCTTGTCTTGATTGTACACATTTATGTAAGCAGAGAGTGCAGATCTATCGTATGACCTTGTAGATGGTTTCTTATTGTTGTTGTAAGTTTTTACATCTATTTCGATCCATATTATCAGGCAGACTCATAAATAAACCAATCCTAGCATTTTCTATCACTTAGCAAAGATTTAATGAAGTCAACGCAATGCTGCATTTACATACAAGCCATATAATGCTGTACTAAATGATCTTATGCCCACAAAGAGAAATTTAAATATCCGTAACACTTTTTCATCTAATTGCTATTTTTTCAATCCTGACAGTAGTTTAGGTGCAGTGAGTTGTATGTAAGTACAGTCAGTTGTTTGTATTCTGATATGAAGAagttattgaaatttgataccAGTCTATATTACGATCTTATCATCCCTATTTTTGGATTTTCTTTATGgagaaatttgaaagttatttctataatttatCTTCAACCGTCAGATTTCAATGCTTTTCCCATGTATGAAGAGTACGCTTGGATTTCTCACCTTGGATAAGATTTATTAAAACGCTGCAGCTTTTTAATCTGCTACATTATGTTAAACGGACAGAGttagccatttttcatgaattttgtttgatgcaagatactacttatatcgtttgacatgttgaaagataccgGAGTTGAAAAGATGATGAGTACACGTTAGGATAAGTGTGCTTCCATGCATAGACAGTTCCATGTAACaccaaacaacaataaactgaTATTATCGTCTCTCCTTCCAAAACAGAGAAAACTTCGTGCGAATAAATAATGAacaataccataccataccataccataccataccataccatacatacGACCATacgtaccataccataccatatcaCCACACCATACCATATAGTCACACCACACCGCACTACAACAAACCGTACCACACACCATACCATCACACCATACCTTACCATTACATACCGTACTATACCataccacaccacaccacaccacaccatatCACGCCACACCATACCATACaatcacaccacaccacaccacacaaTACCATACCATACATTACAATCACAgtacaccacaccacaccataccataccacaccacaccacaccatcacaccacaccacaccacaccataccataccacaccataccataccataccataccataccatacatcGCAAAAATCATGAATAGCATTCGTTGAAAAGGGTTATTTATTGGCAAAGTAATGTTGAGCACTAATGAATCAGATCAAGTTTCAATGTCAATCTTTATACTTCCACAATTAATCATCCCCTTCAAGAAAGGCACTAATAACCCATTCCCTGACATAAATATCCTTACCTCTATAAACTATTTTTAGCAATTAATCTAATTGTCATCAAAAAGTATTTTCAGAGGACCGAACAGATAGACAGTATTCGTAAATATGCTCGGCTTGGTTCCTTCGTCAGCCAGTTCATATGTATTTGACCTACATGATAaacttattcatagtttctaGTAAATGCGTCTTTGAATTGtcgaaaaattgacacaaagtcATGTACAACAAATGAAAGTGTCCAAGATTTCCCATATTTATGAGCCAAATGAGGACTTTTACAAGAGACTATACATTAttgttaaaatttacatattcattCTGAAACCTTTGTTAAAGTAGTTCACGCCTCGGAATAGAAAGACTAagaattttttggaaaaagaaaattttatacCATTCACtgtcaaaatgcaaaataaaagataGTTCACTGTGCAAATTCAAAATTATACAAACGAATAACGTAGTcgacattttaaaattcaaaatggccgccttccaAGATTTAACTCAAGGGGTaaaagtcattttaaatttttgattttcacaaaactgaatGTTAAAACTCTCTTTGCTTCCAGAGTTTCAAACTCAGGCCCACGAGCGGTAtaccaaaataacattttaaaagttttgaagtccgaatatttcaaaaagtttgaagtccaaatatatgtcccCGTGGCGCACTCTACCTTAAAATACGGACAAAGAATGGACGTATTACGAATGAAGTCGCCTCCTCTCCACTTATCGTGTCATGTAGCTGAATGCTTCTGCAATGAATGCTGGTGTTTTAGAAAGAAAACATTAATCTTAAATATGCTCTGCTGGCTTGGCTTCTTCATCTTCCTCATGAAAATTCAACGGATATTCACTAAGGGCACCTGCAGAAAACAATGTTAAATTGCTCATGGTAATATATTCATGAATATATCACCATTCTTGTTTTTAAAGACCTGGAGTATTTGATTGGAAGTAACTGAATGTGAATATATCGTATGTTTTAGCTGTCTTAGAATTCAACTAAAATTATGTGACGTGACTTGTTCATTAGTAGGTGCAAAACAAATAGCAGCAATGTTATTTGAGGAAGGATGGCAATGTTCATTAAGTTTGGTTTGAATCTTTACGAATAGAGAATAGCAAGGGATATATGCGCctagaaaatgaaagactgaaactttagctcaaaattttctcaatgaatctttcaaccattctctttcaaaatagaAAATCGGAGATCACCTTGccaattttggtactggagaaacaaaatacccaatatttaccgaatcggatatttgaaattcaaaatggccgccatcctgtgttaactctatagagaaaaaaaaacttttgaaatttgaaaaactaagacgatgaaaatttttctaacaccaagagctttcaaataaaCCCCCACAAGCAGTAAATTAGAGCATTTTTGTATACGTTTGAGAGTCGAAATATCTGTCCTTCGAGGGCGTTCTACCTAAGCGCTGTAGTAATGTCACTGAGATAGTTGCTAGATGGCAACATTGTAAAGAAGTAAATTACCTTAGCCAACTATTTCCAAAGGCATCAACGTTTTGCTTTGAGACGGTCATTGTCGTCATATCCGGTCTGAGGAAGTCATTGGCGATGTTGACTGGATTATTTGGTGTGCCGTGCATTCCACACACTACGTCGTCACCTAGCCACACTGTATCTGTCAGCATGATTGTGGTTCTATACTTGCCAGAGAAGCCAATAACGCCAACACCGTCTACGACAGTGTGAAGACAGGGAAGCAATTCATTTTCAAGGTCGTTCGTCGCCAAACTTGTATCCAGAATAGTAATATTTTCGTGCGCTTGGTGTGGGAAGTCTTTAACAAGCAAACCATTTACCTATAGTGGAAATAGCGATACACATAAGTTTGTGTTTGCTTTCAAAGTTTTCTAAGATAACCACTTCATTAACATTATGACGAAAAGTCACTAATCTTTCATAAACACTCGTCTATGTATCGGGTGATAtccaaaaataaatctttcaaaagttgaaatcttttTAAAATAGTGTGTTCGTTTCTACTTTTACTAAAACCACGTAATCGTTTAAAAATTTGGCGAATTGTAATATTATGCCATATGAGTGATTTTCTATTTCAGATATATAAGCTTTTACTGGATGATTTTCCCGGCTTAATATATTTCTTTAATCTTATGCAATGAAGTTTATTTGATCTGTTTAAATGCATTTGGATGATTTGACTCATAGTGATTTTTACTTAACGCATaagtttaaaagtaatgaatattCTCTATTGATACTTAAAGGTTATTACCTATATCGTATCaacatgagtgtcatttgtgctgcgtcagacacgagatcaagtcgagtgtctgacgaagcacaaaatgctgatacgacgcaaggaacaggcgatattatagaaataacgggcgacgcgctcaccatcaacgtttatttgtgggcaagggcgagaggaaagccaaacattaacgggcgaggcttgccgagcccgttaatttggctttcctcgagcccgcgcccacaaataaacgttcatggtcagagcggagtctgttatttccattatattatcagcgaaccagAGAAAACCGTCataatttgcgaaaatttccggagcgaacgacaactgggccccagaaactgagcaatacgcgacgcactgtcacgcgcgctgtaaatattggcaaatccggagatgttttcagaaaaaagtatctcatcTTGACctacaaatgctccattttattttgtgaatgattatgatttacgtttgtgctgtaaagttacgatactttgagttattaatcttattattcatattcacgggcatgtaaacaaaccattactgtgtatttgtggtcagtcacatggttcagctcgaccaatcaaaatgcgacgggcagggcatggtaatataatgcgtTATAGCTGTTTTATACCATATACCCATGCCAAGAATGTACATATGATTTGAAGAACCTAAGATTTTTGAGGGTTTAATTTTATTCCGCTCTGCGAGTAAATGCAGAAATATTGCTGTAAACAGGCTTTAGTCGCCTGGAAAAACTTGTTATAGTGCAATCGCTAACGACCAAAAGTTTTCCCAGCTGTAAATCTCTGCCGATGTCGATCGCGCAAGATCGACGCACGGACCGGAGAGAGGCGGCCACTTTGTTTGTTGACTCTGAGATTTGCCAGGTCAACAGGCATCGTCGTGCAACATCATTGTCACGCCACGCTCTCACTACCTGATCAGAGATTGGCCGTGCCGTATGAACGGTCGAATGTATGTAGAACTTGTCTAAAACATCAAAGAACCTTGATGTAATAACTTCAGGATAATATTAAATATTCAACATCTTATTCCCGTATTTAGCTACCCGAAATATACTTGTTCATCAAAGCAGTTTAATTTTCTGTCGGTAACATTGCATCGTGGACGGAGAGCGGCTgcgattttgtgtgtttgtatcTATCAAAGTGCAAATGTACTTCGAGAATACTCCAAGACTAATGACGTTTATCGTGTATATTtcgacgtttaccgtaaaatatcacggctgatttTTCGGTAAACGTCACCATAATGGAGCTTTATGAGCATTGCCATTGGTATATAACAATTACTGATTATCTGCAAATCAGCATACTAAAACAGTGCTTATGCTTACACTTTGCAGAAGCGAATATCATTATTCAGGAAATTTATGGCTGTTCACTTTTAAGAGGAAATCCGTAAATCGATAGTATCTAAGCTGAAATACAATTTGATTTTTATCTCACACATTATTGGAAGGGCTACTTTTCCCTTTTGCATTTCTCTATAATAATGTCGCGTGGTTTATCGCATAAGGTGAAAAATAAATCTTGACACGGAAAGTATGTAGCGGGCGACCTAGTTCAAGAAACAGATCCAGTCAGTAGGCTCCGACGAAAAAATATGCACACCATTCTTGGCAAGAATTACTCGTGGTCCTCCATCTATAACTGTTTTTCCAACAGCAttctttgcataagagtaagttttgttttttgttgagacgcaccaaaataacagattaaAGTCAACAGACAGGAGAAAAACGACACCCGGGAGCAACAGGAAAAGAAACCGAAAATGAAATTGTACTTACTCAACCTTTGCCAGAGCAAATGGACATTGTGTCCAGTCAAAGACAACGATTTTTTTCGTTTTCTATGGTCAAGTATGTGGGATGTTTTTAAAGTCTAAGTAATACTTTTCAGTTAATCTTGATTAAACAGAATAATATCCCTACAAAAAGCAAATTCTAAATTTTTCCTTCCTCTTACTGTTCTTCCACTGACTGATTAAGTTTAATTTACGAAAAAAAGTATACTTTTACGACATTTGCGTCGCCAGACCTCGAAGCTCGTTTTGATGTGTTGGTGCTTATAATGTATTTTATGGTAGGTGATGAGATTCTATGACTGTTTTGCATATCGAATGATGCCCCAGGCAACTTTTCAACTGCGTTGTAACTGTGCACGACAGTTCAATAACTGCGTTGCTGCAGCTTTTCTGATTGCATTGTCGTAAatttttttggttgtttttaatGCTAATCCTTTGGTTATGCCTTCATATAAAAAAATCGCATTATCACTGATATCACACCACGTATAAGCTGTACTGGCACTATCAATCGAGGTAATGCAATTGCCATGGAAACTGTGAAACTATGAAGGTACGAAAGATCATTGCCTCATAATCCATACACGTTTGTAAAATGACTTATCATCGAATATCTTTTAGTTATTAGCCACAGTCTTTCCaatataaatgtttttgtttgtataaTGTTATAAAAATGGTTATAATACATTACTCACGTAGACGTCTCTGTTATGTTCCATAGTCACGTTAGTTGAATGAGCATACACCGAAACTATACCAACTCTTGTATACAAGATGTCTGGAGTACTTAGTGGAGATTTTTCCAATAGCCCTTCTATGACAAAATGTGGATTATTGGCCACACAATGCCTTGACAGTGTGATCCAACAGCCTACGACGCCTTGATAGCTGTACCTGTGCCCGTCGTAAGTTAGGAAGTGCGGTTCGCCGAATACCATTGACGTAGGGTAGTATTGATCTTCTGCATTTGTGGATACAAGAGACAACGTGATTAATGGTTTatcaacacagatgcaaaataCATTATTCTCATTGATATCGTATGACTATCATGCGTTCACCAACACATCTGGTGCGAGGGGAGATTTGAGGATAGGACTTGAAAAATCTGAGGGTACAATTGAGGGAAAATAATGCAGCTGCTTGGAAGTATCAtgtttgatcaatttttaacaaaaggTTCCCGAAATAACATTTAGGGAGCCGTTATTCTTTACGGCCCGGGGTCGGACGAATGTCAGGGAGTGGTCACTCAAAAAGTTGAAAGCTAAAAGGTGGGGTTGCTCTACATGTGTCGAGAAAGGAGTTACTAAATTTttagtgcaaaataaattgactcCTCTTAGATTGCACcattcacacatcaatttctcaaaattttcgatgcgacaGGGGACATCCCTTCTCGCGCTCTCCCCTttagggtgttctaacagttttactaaaTCAAAAAATACAAGACTTTagttgaaaacacctctcattTATTTCAAGGCAAGATGTTCGAAGATTTTTGTTGTGTTATGTCTGTGAAATGGACGGTGGATGAACTGTTTGCTCGAACTTGTAGGCGCCTCAAAATTGAtcgacttcaacttttgctcaagcatCCTTCAACCAagttttcaaccattctctcgaCAAATTGAACATGAAAGTCACGGTTTACAGTGCAAATCTTGGTAAaagatatttgaattcaaaatggcgaccattcctgtgttaactgtacTGGGAAAATacgtatttttcattttcaggaaattAAGACAGTGAcgattttatttactccaagagcttaaaaTTTAGCCCCCGCAAGCAGAAGACCAGAGACAAACTGTATCATTTGAGAGGCGAGCAACGTCGTACCATTAAAGATGTCGTTGAAATAAGCGGCCAAGTTGCGTCTGTCATTATGGTCAATATATGTGTCACCAATGCCAATGAGGAGTGTGCGCGCCCAGGTTCAATTTTAAGAACCAAGGTGGTTCAGTATACTTCAAAGTGATCAAATTTGCCCATGTCTCTCTGCCGTTTTGTTTGTTCGAAATTCCGTTGATATATTTTGCCTTCAAAGTTTTTGACGTTGCCTTTGTTGACCGGTTATGCATGTTTTTTCCTTTATCAGTAAATATACAGAAGAACAAAAACATAATGACGTTTAGGATCGTTTTTGAGTGAACAAACCATTTGGAAAGAAACGTAATTCGACCACGAGATTGCAATTTATGCTATTAACGTTGACTTGATTGTACATCAGGTATCACATACTAGCAGTATGTTTCCCTACTACCATGACAGATTGTAGTAAGTTCCTATGGGTTGATAACATTTACAAGAAGTTTGAAACACTATTCATTTGCTTTTTATTTCAGAGTTTGTTAACGACCTGAAGATTGTTAGCAAATGGATGCTGTGACTTACTTGTTTGAATAAGCTTCTCTTCTTCTTCCATAATAACTCCATCAATATCATAGCATAATATCTTCACTGTGTAGTTTCGACCTCGAACGAAGGTACGTATCGCAATGTCTTTGCAAAACGACCCAGTCGGATCAAAATAGAATATCCACA from the Ptychodera flava strain L36383 chromosome 2, AS_Pfla_20210202, whole genome shotgun sequence genome contains:
- the LOC139147132 gene encoding alpha-tectorin-like; the encoded protein is MEIIKPAVLLFASLIAYSGASLEEPNALNLANGLNLNSGKLDIHSRQTMDDMEHCELLYSYDTTIVMRLCVMHIRYAVVNVYDATDNFVGMWIFYFDPTGSFCKDIAIRTFVRGRNYTVKILCYDIDGVIMEEEEKLIQTKDQYYPTSMVFGEPHFLTYDGHRYSYQGVVGCWITLSRHCVANNPHFVIEGLLEKSPLSTPDILYTRVGIVSVYAHSTNVTMEHNRDVYVNGLLVKDFPHQAHENITILDTSLATNDLENELLPCLHTVVDGVGVIGFSGKYRTTIMLTDTVWLGDDVVCGMHGTPNNPVNIANDFLRPDMTTMTVSKQNVDAFGNSWLRCP